One stretch of Serinicoccus hydrothermalis DNA includes these proteins:
- the groL gene encoding chaperonin GroEL (60 kDa chaperone family; promotes refolding of misfolded polypeptides especially under stressful conditions; forms two stacked rings of heptamers to form a barrel-shaped 14mer; ends can be capped by GroES; misfolded proteins enter the barrel where they are refolded when GroES binds) yields the protein MAKTIAFDEEARRGLEKGMNTLADAVKVTLGPKGRNVVLEKKWGAPTITNDGVSIAKEIELEDPYEKIGAELVKEVAKKTDDVAGDGTTTATVLAQAMVKEGLRNVAAGANPMALKRGIEVAVQAVNDDLLAMAKPVETKEQIAQSASISAADTEIGGMIAEAMDKVGNEGVITVEESNTFGLELELTEGMRFDKGYISPYFVTDTERMEAVLEDAYVLVVNSKISSVKDLLPLLEKVMQSGKPLMIIAEDVEGEGLATLVVNKIRGNFKSVAVKAPGFGDRRKAMLADIAILTGGQVISEEVGLKLENAELDMLGTARKVVVTKDETTIVEGGGDAEQIAGRVSQIRTEIDNSDSDYDREKLQERLAKLAGGVAVIKAGAATEVELKERKHRIEDAVRNAKAAVEEGIVAGGGVALIQATRAFDGLSVSGDEATGANIVKVAIEAPLKQIAVNAGLEGGVVAEKVRGLTPGEGLNAATGEYGDMLGFGVADPVKVTRSALQNAASIAALFLTTEAVIADKPEKTPAMPAGADGGMGGMDF from the coding sequence ATGGCCAAGACCATTGCTTTCGACGAGGAGGCTCGCCGCGGGCTCGAGAAGGGTATGAACACCCTTGCCGACGCCGTGAAGGTGACCCTCGGCCCCAAGGGCCGCAACGTCGTGCTCGAGAAGAAGTGGGGCGCCCCCACGATCACCAACGACGGTGTGAGCATCGCCAAGGAGATCGAGCTCGAGGACCCCTACGAGAAGATCGGCGCCGAGCTGGTCAAGGAGGTCGCCAAGAAGACCGACGACGTCGCCGGTGACGGCACGACGACGGCGACCGTGCTGGCCCAGGCCATGGTCAAGGAGGGCCTGCGCAACGTCGCCGCGGGCGCCAACCCCATGGCCCTCAAGCGGGGCATCGAGGTCGCCGTGCAGGCGGTCAACGACGACCTGCTGGCCATGGCCAAGCCGGTGGAGACCAAGGAGCAGATCGCGCAGTCCGCGAGCATCTCCGCGGCCGACACCGAGATCGGCGGCATGATCGCCGAGGCCATGGACAAGGTCGGCAACGAGGGTGTCATCACCGTCGAGGAGTCCAACACCTTCGGGCTGGAGCTGGAGCTCACCGAGGGTATGCGCTTCGACAAGGGCTACATCAGCCCCTACTTCGTCACCGACACCGAGCGCATGGAGGCCGTCCTCGAGGACGCCTACGTGCTCGTCGTCAACTCCAAGATCTCCTCGGTCAAGGACCTGCTGCCGCTCCTGGAGAAGGTCATGCAGTCCGGCAAGCCGCTGATGATCATCGCCGAGGACGTCGAGGGCGAGGGTCTGGCGACCCTGGTCGTCAACAAGATCCGCGGCAACTTCAAGTCCGTCGCCGTCAAGGCCCCGGGCTTCGGTGACCGGCGCAAGGCCATGCTGGCCGACATCGCCATCCTCACCGGTGGCCAGGTCATCTCCGAGGAGGTCGGCCTCAAGCTGGAGAACGCCGAGCTCGACATGCTGGGCACCGCCCGCAAGGTCGTCGTCACCAAGGACGAGACCACCATCGTCGAGGGCGGCGGCGACGCCGAGCAGATCGCCGGCCGGGTCTCCCAGATCCGCACCGAGATCGACAACTCCGACTCCGACTACGACCGCGAGAAGCTGCAGGAGCGGCTGGCCAAGCTGGCCGGCGGCGTGGCCGTCATCAAGGCGGGCGCGGCGACCGAGGTCGAGCTCAAGGAGCGCAAGCACCGCATCGAGGACGCCGTCCGCAACGCGAAGGCCGCCGTCGAGGAGGGCATCGTCGCCGGTGGTGGCGTCGCCCTCATCCAGGCGACCCGCGCCTTCGACGGCCTGTCCGTCAGCGGTGACGAGGCCACCGGCGCCAACATCGTCAAGGTGGCCATCGAGGCCCCGCTCAAGCAGATCGCGGTCAACGCCGGTCTCGAGGGCGGCGTCGTGGCGGAGAAGGTCCGCGGCCTCACCCCGGGCGAGGGCCTCAACGCCGCGACCGGTGAGTACGGCGACATGCTCGGGTTCGGCGTCGCCGACCCGGTGAAGGTGACCCGTTCTGCCCTGCAGAACGCCGCCTCCATCGCCGCGCTCTTCCTCACCACCGAGGCGGTCATCGCCGACAAGCCGGAGAAGACCCCGGCCATGCCCGCTGGCGCCGACGGCGGCATGGGTGGCATGGACTTCTGA
- a CDS encoding WXG100 family type VII secretion target — translation MSNTFAVDTARIAAASGDIERIATSIEGEVRSMMAKLNALQDCWRGSAAGSFHAVTQDWSATQEKVRTSLQQISTTLRTAGQDYELVEQTNRTRFTPQ, via the coding sequence ATGAGCAACACGTTCGCCGTCGACACGGCACGGATCGCCGCCGCCTCCGGCGACATCGAGCGGATCGCCACGAGCATCGAGGGCGAGGTGCGCTCGATGATGGCCAAGCTCAACGCGCTGCAGGACTGCTGGCGGGGGTCGGCGGCCGGCAGCTTCCACGCCGTCACCCAGGACTGGAGCGCCACCCAGGAGAAGGTGCGCACCTCGCTGCAGCAGATCTCCACCACGCTGCGCACGGCCGGCCAGGACTACGAGCTGGTCGAGCAGACCAACCGCACCCGCTTCACCCCGCAGTGA
- a CDS encoding DUF4031 domain-containing protein: MTVLVDPPLWRAHERLWSHLASDTSLEELHAFAGRAGIPRRSFEGDHYDIPQERYADVVAAGAVEVSGGELARRLRASGLRFRKRRGERPLARVVDGLPQVVPGPHVLEVVGSPHERRGAGAAVVLIASTEPQPRMVLVRNASREGWGAPGGKRETTDGSVRATAVREVAEEIGLRLDPEVLVPVGYQRITIAAGHGRGTWDDGDNYVQVYAATLPSPVPLRPDGVEVLEARWLSLAEARGVAGQAAWWPLAEWWWARG, translated from the coding sequence ATGACCGTCCTCGTCGACCCGCCACTGTGGCGGGCGCACGAGAGGCTCTGGTCCCACCTCGCGAGCGACACCTCGCTGGAGGAGCTGCACGCCTTCGCCGGGCGGGCGGGCATACCCCGGCGCTCCTTCGAGGGCGACCACTACGACATCCCCCAGGAGCGGTATGCCGACGTCGTCGCCGCGGGCGCGGTCGAGGTGAGCGGGGGAGAGCTGGCACGGCGGCTGCGGGCGAGCGGCCTGCGCTTCCGCAAGCGGCGGGGCGAGCGGCCGCTGGCGCGCGTCGTCGACGGGCTGCCCCAGGTCGTGCCGGGACCGCACGTGCTCGAGGTCGTCGGCTCGCCGCACGAGCGGCGCGGCGCCGGGGCCGCGGTGGTGCTCATCGCCTCGACGGAGCCGCAGCCGCGCATGGTCCTCGTGCGCAACGCCTCGCGGGAGGGCTGGGGCGCCCCCGGGGGCAAGCGGGAGACCACCGACGGATCGGTGCGGGCGACGGCCGTGCGCGAGGTCGCCGAGGAGATCGGGCTGCGGCTCGACCCGGAGGTGCTGGTGCCCGTGGGCTACCAGCGCATCACGATCGCGGCCGGGCACGGCCGCGGCACCTGGGACGACGGCGACAACTACGTGCAGGTGTATGCCGCCACGCTGCCCTCCCCGGTCCCGCTGCGGCCGGACGGGGTCGAGGTGCTCGAGGCGCGCTGGCTGAGTCTGGCCGAGGCGCGGGGTGTCGCGGGCCAGGCTGCCTGGTGGCCGCTCGCCGAGTGGTGGTGGGCCCGGGGGTAG
- a CDS encoding phosphotransferase family protein — MLPTQLDAEGVADLAAAHPGWFTTAGYAVPPGRPQVRLLGRGESCAVWEVEPGLAVRVPHRPVHELPLGLDAELDLLTRVPADADLAARPVAVRLPTEGDPTAYLVSTAVPGEVRAPADWTDELLAALARALARLHVGGRTEGLPAPAAPDPVAAAHAARDWWREHEPGPAAVLDPLWPAVLRRSEQSLPAFGSVEPALVHGDACLSNVVVNGGVPRLIDWEWAHVGDPARDLAFSGGPVHADPWYAPMNERRVRAQAQAYARERERLGAPVDLGPLLVRREVWLLHETFFIQPHLHRVAAAATDPARRTTYLEAAAHLRDGLERWLG; from the coding sequence GTGCTGCCGACCCAGCTGGACGCCGAGGGGGTCGCCGACCTGGCCGCCGCCCACCCCGGGTGGTTCACCACCGCCGGGTATGCCGTGCCGCCAGGCCGCCCGCAGGTGCGCCTCCTGGGGCGGGGCGAGTCGTGCGCGGTGTGGGAGGTCGAGCCAGGTCTGGCCGTGCGCGTGCCGCACCGGCCGGTGCACGAGCTGCCGCTCGGCCTGGACGCCGAGCTGGACCTGCTCACCCGGGTGCCCGCGGACGCCGACCTCGCCGCCCGCCCCGTGGCGGTGCGGCTGCCGACGGAGGGCGACCCCACGGCATACCTCGTGAGCACGGCGGTCCCGGGTGAGGTGCGCGCCCCCGCCGACTGGACCGACGAGCTCCTCGCGGCCCTCGCCCGCGCCCTGGCCCGCCTGCACGTGGGCGGTCGCACCGAGGGACTCCCCGCACCGGCAGCCCCGGACCCGGTGGCGGCCGCGCACGCCGCGCGCGACTGGTGGCGCGAGCACGAGCCGGGCCCGGCGGCCGTGCTGGACCCGCTCTGGCCCGCGGTGCTGCGCCGCAGCGAGCAGAGCCTCCCGGCGTTCGGCTCGGTCGAGCCCGCCCTGGTCCACGGCGACGCCTGCCTGAGCAACGTCGTCGTGAACGGCGGTGTCCCCCGGCTCATCGACTGGGAGTGGGCCCACGTGGGCGACCCCGCGCGGGACCTGGCGTTCTCCGGCGGGCCGGTGCACGCCGACCCGTGGTACGCCCCGATGAACGAGCGCCGCGTCCGCGCCCAGGCGCAGGCCTACGCCCGCGAGCGCGAGCGGCTCGGGGCCCCGGTCGACCTCGGGCCGCTGCTGGTGCGCCGCGAGGTCTGGCTGCTGCACGAGACCTTCTTCATCCAGCCGCACCTGCACCGGGTGGCGGCAGCCGCCACCGACCCCGCACGGCGCACGACATACCTCGAGGCCGCCGCGCATCTGCGCGACGGCCTCGAGAGGTGGCTGGGCTGA
- a CDS encoding glycosyltransferase family 2 protein, with the protein MSAPQAGPIALSVVVPMFDEQDVLPLLVQRLRPVLDGLRLGYEVVAVDDGSSDATPVLLARERHSWAQLRVVRLRANAGHQAAISAGLERARGDLVVTIDADLQDPPELIADMVRLARAESLDVVYAVRDDRTTDTRFKRVTASGYYDTMRRLGADHGPSNAGDYRLMSRATVEAVTALPEHHRVLRLVVPSLGFPSGVLTYRRDARAAGRSKYPLSSMVRLALDSITGASIAPLRLATWLGFVGAVVALGLLVYALVGYAVGLNVPGWTSTFMVVTAVGGVQLLCLGILGEYVGRTYTMQLGRPTYYVAHDSLSGQEPPPPPGPTTG; encoded by the coding sequence ATGAGCGCACCGCAGGCCGGCCCGATCGCGCTGAGCGTCGTCGTGCCGATGTTCGACGAGCAGGACGTCCTGCCGCTGCTGGTGCAGCGGCTGCGGCCGGTGCTCGACGGGCTGAGGCTGGGCTACGAGGTCGTGGCGGTCGACGACGGCAGCAGCGACGCGACCCCGGTGCTGCTGGCGCGCGAGCGGCATAGCTGGGCCCAGCTGCGGGTCGTCCGGCTGCGCGCCAACGCCGGGCACCAGGCCGCGATCTCCGCCGGGCTGGAGCGCGCCCGCGGTGACCTGGTCGTCACGATCGACGCTGACCTGCAGGACCCGCCCGAGCTCATCGCGGACATGGTGCGGCTGGCGCGCGCGGAGTCGCTGGACGTGGTCTACGCCGTGCGCGACGACCGCACGACCGACACGCGCTTCAAGCGGGTCACGGCCAGCGGCTACTACGACACGATGCGGCGGCTGGGCGCCGACCACGGGCCGTCCAACGCCGGCGACTACCGGCTGATGTCGCGCGCCACGGTCGAGGCGGTCACCGCGCTGCCGGAGCACCATCGCGTGCTGCGGCTGGTCGTGCCCTCGCTCGGCTTCCCCTCCGGCGTGCTGACCTACCGTCGCGACGCGCGGGCGGCCGGGCGCTCGAAGTACCCCCTCTCCTCGATGGTGCGGCTCGCGCTCGACTCCATCACCGGGGCGAGCATCGCGCCGCTGCGGCTCGCCACGTGGCTGGGCTTCGTCGGGGCCGTGGTCGCGCTGGGGCTGCTCGTCTACGCGCTGGTGGGGTATGCCGTCGGCCTCAACGTGCCCGGCTGGACCTCGACCTTCATGGTGGTGACCGCGGTCGGCGGGGTGCAGCTGCTGTGCCTGGGGATCCTGGGGGAGTACGTCGGGCGGACCTACACGATGCAGCTCGGCCGGCCGACGTACTACGTGGCGCACGACAGCCTCAGCGGGCAGGAGCCGCCGCCCCCGCCCGGACCGACCACGGGATAG
- a CDS encoding HelD family protein codes for MPAAPTHPPDPQADLAAEQAHLARARDELARMREHTLSLTADGGDALAGEALAQTLWLRAKALQDDPGTTLFFGRLDTAEDALYIGRRHVSDADGDPVVVDWRAGVSTPFYRATPTDPMGVQRRRRFGVEDGQITALEDEWLGTGEPGESGGSGILAREIERPRIGPMRDIVATIQPEQDEIVRADVATTLCVQGAPGTGKTAVGLHRAAWLLYAYRARLARSGVLVVGPNRAFLEHVGAVLPSLGEITVRHTTVEELVADATGATVRSTDSTEVARLKGEARMAEVLRAALWGQVSSPTEALVVPRGSRRWRVPAYQVQEMVEELRTRGVGYAAARAMLHQRLAHAVMVAMERSGDAPDDRVQDSVARSAPVKAYVKDLWPQVKPAAVLAALLTTGEHLADDQRAMVWERPPRSAASARWSAADLVLLDELTDLVDRTPSLGHVVLDEAQDLSPMQLRAVGRRASTGSLTVLGDLAQGTTPWSTTSWEESLHHLGKELSAGSTHLEELVRGFRVPSSVIEFAARLLPSMAPDLAPPESVRSNPGRLDVVRVEEAVEGAVRAVQEAAAHEGSVGVVVPDTWVGRVGDALSGAGVGHEVMDGEHADDTLRLRVFLVPATVAKGLEFDQVVVVEPAAIAAAEPDERTGLRRLYVVLTRAVSGLTVVHTDPLPDALAVSSAGPTSA; via the coding sequence ATGCCCGCTGCCCCCACCCATCCTCCTGATCCGCAGGCCGACCTCGCCGCCGAGCAGGCCCACCTGGCCCGCGCCCGCGACGAGCTCGCGCGCATGCGTGAGCACACACTCAGCCTGACCGCCGACGGAGGCGACGCCCTCGCCGGCGAGGCGCTGGCGCAGACACTCTGGCTGCGCGCGAAGGCGCTGCAGGACGACCCCGGCACCACGCTGTTCTTCGGTCGGCTCGACACCGCCGAGGACGCGCTCTACATCGGCCGCCGGCACGTCTCCGACGCCGACGGCGACCCGGTCGTCGTCGACTGGCGGGCCGGGGTGTCCACACCCTTCTACCGCGCCACCCCGACCGATCCGATGGGTGTCCAGCGCCGGCGCCGCTTCGGCGTCGAGGACGGCCAGATCACCGCGCTGGAGGACGAGTGGCTGGGGACCGGCGAGCCCGGGGAGAGCGGTGGCAGCGGCATCCTCGCCCGCGAGATCGAGCGACCGCGCATCGGGCCGATGCGCGACATCGTCGCCACCATCCAGCCGGAGCAGGACGAGATCGTCCGCGCCGACGTCGCCACCACGCTGTGCGTGCAAGGGGCACCGGGCACCGGCAAGACCGCCGTCGGGCTGCACCGCGCCGCCTGGCTCTTGTATGCCTACCGCGCCCGGCTCGCCCGCTCCGGCGTCCTCGTCGTCGGGCCCAACCGCGCCTTCCTGGAGCACGTCGGCGCGGTGCTGCCCTCGCTCGGGGAGATCACCGTGCGGCACACCACGGTCGAGGAGCTCGTCGCCGACGCCACCGGCGCGACGGTCCGCTCGACCGACAGCACCGAGGTCGCGCGGCTCAAGGGTGAAGCGCGCATGGCGGAGGTCCTGCGCGCCGCGCTCTGGGGGCAGGTGTCCAGCCCGACCGAGGCGCTGGTGGTGCCGCGCGGGTCCCGCCGGTGGCGGGTCCCGGCATACCAGGTGCAGGAGATGGTCGAGGAGCTGCGCACCCGCGGCGTGGGGTATGCCGCCGCCCGCGCGATGCTGCACCAGCGGCTCGCGCACGCGGTCATGGTGGCGATGGAGCGCTCCGGGGACGCGCCGGACGACCGGGTGCAGGACAGCGTCGCCCGGTCCGCGCCGGTGAAGGCCTACGTCAAGGACCTCTGGCCGCAGGTGAAGCCGGCCGCCGTGCTCGCCGCGCTGCTCACCACGGGTGAGCACCTGGCCGACGACCAGCGCGCGATGGTGTGGGAGCGGCCCCCGCGGTCGGCGGCCTCGGCCCGGTGGAGCGCGGCGGACCTCGTGCTGCTCGACGAGCTCACCGACCTGGTCGACCGCACCCCGAGCCTGGGCCACGTCGTGCTGGACGAGGCGCAGGACCTCTCGCCGATGCAGCTGCGGGCTGTGGGGCGGCGTGCCTCGACGGGCTCGCTCACCGTGCTCGGCGACCTCGCGCAGGGCACGACGCCGTGGTCGACGACGTCGTGGGAGGAGTCGTTGCACCACCTGGGCAAGGAGCTCTCGGCCGGGTCGACGCACCTCGAGGAGCTCGTCCGTGGCTTCCGTGTGCCGTCGTCGGTCATCGAGTTCGCCGCCCGGCTGCTGCCGTCGATGGCCCCCGACCTCGCGCCGCCGGAGTCGGTGCGGTCCAACCCGGGACGGCTCGACGTGGTGCGGGTCGAGGAGGCGGTGGAGGGCGCCGTGCGGGCCGTGCAGGAGGCGGCCGCGCACGAGGGGTCGGTGGGGGTCGTGGTGCCGGACACGTGGGTGGGCCGCGTCGGGGACGCGCTCTCGGGGGCAGGGGTCGGGCACGAGGTCATGGACGGCGAGCACGCCGACGACACGCTGCGACTGCGGGTCTTCCTCGTCCCCGCGACGGTCGCCAAGGGGCTGGAGTTCGACCAGGTGGTCGTGGTGGAGCCCGCGGCGATCGCCGCCGCCGAGCCGGATGAGCGGACCGGCCTGCGCCGGCTCTACGTCGTGCTCACCCGCGCGGTCAGCGGGCTGACGGTGGTGCATACCGACCCGTTGCCGGACGCCCTCGCCGTCTCTTCTGCGGGACCGACGTCGGCCTAG
- a CDS encoding TetR/AcrR family transcriptional regulator, with protein sequence MTSGADHRTGPRRRGSELEDAILTAALDELTEVGLAELRMERVALRAQASKASLYRRWPSRLELAMAAVRHAFPDLDAAADTGSLRGDLLGLLRGVADQLAGPAGQALAAVLSESLLDPARAGRAGAPPGGTTLRALRLVADRAVSRGEIDPARVTDRRLEAGSALLRHHFITHGAPVPDEIVVAIVDEVALPLLTGDGLWSSRRPAPEEYARSSSPSRRHDEVSRHARCPHPSS encoded by the coding sequence GTGACCAGCGGCGCGGACCACCGGACCGGCCCCCGACGCCGAGGGTCCGAGCTCGAGGATGCGATCCTGACCGCGGCGCTCGACGAGCTCACCGAGGTGGGTCTCGCCGAACTGCGGATGGAGCGGGTCGCCCTCCGGGCGCAGGCCAGCAAGGCCTCGCTCTACCGCCGCTGGCCGAGCCGGCTCGAGCTGGCGATGGCGGCGGTCCGGCACGCCTTCCCCGACCTCGACGCGGCGGCCGACACCGGGAGCCTGCGCGGCGACCTGCTGGGTCTGCTGCGGGGGGTCGCCGACCAGCTCGCCGGTCCTGCTGGGCAGGCCCTCGCGGCGGTGCTCAGCGAGTCTCTCCTCGACCCGGCCCGTGCCGGGCGGGCCGGAGCTCCTCCCGGCGGCACCACGCTGCGGGCCCTGCGCCTCGTGGCAGACCGGGCGGTGTCGCGCGGCGAGATCGACCCGGCGCGCGTGACGGACCGACGGCTCGAGGCCGGGTCGGCCCTGCTGCGGCACCACTTCATCACGCACGGCGCGCCGGTCCCGGACGAGATCGTCGTGGCGATCGTGGACGAGGTGGCGCTGCCCCTGCTCACCGGTGACGGGCTCTGGTCGAGCAGACGGCCGGCGCCGGAGGAGTATGCTCGCTCCTCCTCCCCCTCCCGACGCCACGACGAGGTGAGCCGTCATGCCCGCTGCCCCCACCCATCCTCCTGA
- a CDS encoding PEP/pyruvate-binding domain-containing protein: MRREPGQQRAVLRLEEVGAEDLALVGGKGANLGELIDAGLPVPRGFVVTTQGYAEVAAGVDVSGDLGDGSAVRHELAGVDIPDGLREQIVAAYADLGEPRVAVRSSATAEDLPGAAFAGQQDTYLDVTGTEQLLRAVRECWASLWTERAIAYRRRLGISPSSVALAVVVQEMVPADAAGVMFTANPVTGSRDEVVVNAAPGLGEALVSGEVTPETSVVAGGRVTERTAGESAGPVVPDETLLALAALGRRVAEHFGRPQDIEWAVTGSGLSLLQARPMTALPPPPLDLAPVQRLTGPQILEMLPARPYPLDVSAWIAPGLGRMVQRMLLEIPGLTVSFADVLPERDGVVERFVPPHPRPTARVLTAPARILPRLRCFRPARWWDDPRWAAFDARVRRMNATDLAGLDWAGLLATHQDALAALDLVTDLRVDHLPRAAVDLVGLRLAALALGRWSPALTRGIRSRTEATNDALQELADLAREDDDLVAALDAQEPMTALDDPRFAGFREQLDAVLRDFGHRESASPLFLSLPTWRDAPETVLALVRMLVDRPAGSEAAEGGAAAHEAVAAQRHLLEHPLLRGPLGEPVRGLLDDARAGIAFREDSHFEATRVLPVLRAVMLEVGRRLAGAGVLAQRDDVWHLRWEEVAALGDLGDAAADAAAELRHTVDRRRARREELASVPLIAPGAFRRSRGAPPDALVTGTPASAGRASGPVRVIRKPADFARLRPGDVLVCSYTNPSWTPLFQRAVAVVVDTGGVGSHAAIVAREYAVPAVMGTGTGTRALRDGQLVVVDGDAGVVTAAPAVGP, from the coding sequence GTGCGAAGGGAGCCGGGCCAGCAGAGGGCGGTCCTGCGGCTGGAGGAGGTCGGGGCGGAGGACCTCGCGCTCGTCGGGGGCAAGGGGGCCAACCTCGGTGAGCTGATCGACGCGGGTCTGCCCGTGCCCCGCGGGTTCGTCGTCACGACCCAGGGGTACGCCGAGGTCGCGGCGGGCGTCGACGTGTCCGGCGACCTCGGTGACGGCAGCGCAGTCCGCCACGAGCTGGCGGGCGTCGACATCCCTGACGGCTTGCGGGAGCAGATCGTGGCGGCCTACGCCGACCTGGGCGAGCCAAGGGTGGCCGTGCGCTCCAGCGCTACCGCGGAGGACCTGCCGGGTGCGGCCTTCGCGGGGCAGCAGGACACCTACCTCGACGTCACCGGGACGGAGCAGCTGCTGCGTGCGGTCCGTGAGTGCTGGGCCTCGCTGTGGACCGAGCGGGCCATCGCCTACCGGAGGCGGCTCGGGATCTCCCCGAGCTCGGTCGCCCTCGCCGTGGTGGTGCAGGAGATGGTGCCCGCGGACGCGGCGGGCGTGATGTTCACCGCCAACCCGGTGACCGGCTCACGCGACGAGGTGGTCGTCAACGCCGCCCCCGGGCTGGGCGAGGCGCTGGTCTCCGGAGAGGTCACCCCGGAGACGTCGGTCGTCGCCGGAGGCCGCGTCACCGAGCGCACCGCCGGGGAGTCCGCGGGGCCGGTCGTGCCGGACGAGACGCTGCTCGCCCTGGCGGCGCTCGGGCGCCGCGTCGCCGAGCACTTCGGCCGGCCGCAGGACATCGAGTGGGCGGTCACCGGATCGGGGTTGTCGCTGCTCCAGGCCCGCCCGATGACGGCGTTGCCGCCGCCTCCCCTGGACCTCGCCCCGGTGCAGCGACTCACCGGCCCGCAGATCCTGGAGATGCTCCCCGCCCGCCCCTACCCGCTCGACGTCAGCGCGTGGATCGCGCCCGGCCTCGGCCGGATGGTGCAGCGGATGCTGCTGGAGATCCCCGGGCTGACCGTGTCCTTCGCGGACGTCCTGCCCGAGCGCGACGGGGTGGTCGAGCGCTTCGTGCCGCCGCACCCCCGACCGACGGCGCGGGTCCTCACCGCGCCGGCACGGATCCTGCCCCGGTTGCGCTGCTTCCGGCCGGCACGGTGGTGGGACGACCCGCGCTGGGCGGCCTTCGACGCGCGGGTGCGTCGGATGAACGCCACCGACCTCGCCGGCCTGGACTGGGCCGGTCTGCTCGCCACCCACCAGGACGCCCTGGCCGCGCTGGACCTCGTCACCGACCTGCGGGTCGACCACCTGCCCCGGGCCGCGGTCGACCTCGTCGGCCTGCGGCTGGCCGCGCTCGCCCTGGGCCGCTGGTCGCCGGCCCTGACCCGCGGCATACGCAGCCGGACCGAGGCCACCAACGACGCCCTGCAGGAGCTCGCCGACCTGGCCCGGGAGGACGACGACCTCGTCGCCGCGCTGGACGCCCAGGAGCCGATGACTGCGCTGGACGACCCGCGGTTCGCCGGCTTCCGGGAGCAGCTGGATGCCGTCCTCCGGGACTTCGGGCACCGCGAGTCGGCGAGCCCGCTCTTCCTGTCCCTCCCCACCTGGCGGGACGCGCCGGAGACCGTGCTGGCTCTGGTCCGGATGCTCGTCGACCGGCCGGCCGGGTCCGAGGCTGCCGAGGGTGGCGCGGCGGCTCACGAGGCGGTCGCGGCGCAGCGGCACCTGCTGGAGCACCCGCTGCTCCGCGGGCCTCTGGGCGAGCCGGTGCGTGGACTCCTCGACGACGCGCGTGCGGGCATCGCCTTCCGCGAGGACTCTCACTTCGAGGCGACCCGGGTGCTCCCGGTGCTGCGTGCCGTGATGCTGGAGGTCGGCCGTCGGCTGGCGGGGGCGGGCGTCCTCGCGCAGCGCGACGACGTCTGGCACCTGCGCTGGGAGGAGGTGGCCGCACTCGGCGACCTCGGGGACGCCGCCGCGGACGCGGCGGCCGAGCTGCGGCATACCGTCGACCGCCGCCGGGCGCGCCGCGAGGAGCTGGCGTCGGTGCCGCTCATCGCGCCTGGCGCCTTCCGCCGCTCCCGCGGGGCACCTCCTGACGCCCTCGTGACGGGCACCCCCGCCAGCGCGGGGCGCGCGAGCGGCCCGGTGCGGGTGATCCGCAAGCCCGCCGACTTCGCCCGCCTCCGCCCCGGCGACGTCCTGGTCTGTTCCTACACGAACCCGTCCTGGACCCCGCTCTTCCAGCGCGCCGTGGCCGTGGTCGTGGACACCGGAGGCGTCGGGTCGCACGCCGCGATCGTGGCACGTGAGTATGCCGTCCCTGCCGTCATGGGCACGGGCACCGGCACCCGAGCCCTGCGGGACGGGCAGCTGGTGGTCGTCGACGGCGACGCGGGCGTCGTGACCGCCGCGCCGGCGGTCGGGCCGTGA
- a CDS encoding thiamine-binding protein, whose amino-acid sequence MLFAFSVAPTQAADDSGSVSAAVADALRVVRDSGLPYELTSMFTTIEGEWNEVMPVIKAACDAVGEHSPRVSLVLKADLRPGYTGQLTEKVERVTERLADG is encoded by the coding sequence ATGCTCTTCGCCTTCTCCGTCGCCCCGACCCAGGCCGCCGACGACTCCGGCTCGGTGAGCGCAGCTGTCGCCGACGCCCTCCGGGTCGTCCGCGACTCCGGCCTGCCCTACGAGCTGACCTCGATGTTCACCACGATCGAGGGGGAGTGGAACGAGGTGATGCCGGTCATCAAGGCGGCCTGCGACGCCGTCGGCGAGCACTCGCCCCGGGTGTCGCTGGTGCTCAAGGCCGACCTGCGCCCGGGGTATACCGGTCAGCTCACCGAGAAGGTCGAGCGCGTCACCGAACGCCTCGCCGACGGCTGA